Genomic DNA from Prunus persica cultivar Lovell chromosome G1, Prunus_persica_NCBIv2, whole genome shotgun sequence:
TTTTGTGCCTTTGTTCAAGTTTTGGGGATTTGGGTATTGCTTTTGAAATTGCTTTTTCTGCTGAATTTGAAGCTTTTTGTTCCCAGTTATCAGTTATGGCGGTTTTGTGTGGTATAATTGAGCTAGCTGTAATCGTCGTTGGGCCATGGAATCTAGGGTTTTGATGACCCAAGGttcttttaataattgaacaaCCCCAAAGCAGTGATTTTGTGGGATCAAGAAAGAAAGCGTTGGCTATACGCGATGTGGAATTTCAATTCGTTCAGAAAAAATTTGCGTTGATTTGAATTGCTTAGTTGATTGTATGCTGTCCTTTGTTAGAGAGATTGGGATTTAATTGTGGAAAAATAGAAGGAAATGGCGATGGAGTCGAACACGGGGTTTCACCACGACGAAACTTTCGGGTACGGTTTGAACCGACACGCGATATCATTCCAGTCTGGGGCCATAAACAGCACCTCGGATATGATTCCGATGGGGAATTACTTCGGGACGGATGGGGGCATGATGTTCTCTGCGAATTCGGGTATCATTAACAACAACCCTGTAATTAGTCAATCTGGGAATTCATCAGGTTCTCTTCTTCTCGATTCGGTGCCCGGGCTCAAGCATGACACAGGCTTGGCTGTTGAGTGGTCTGTGGAGGAACAATACAAATTGGAGGAGGGCCTTGTCAAGTAGGTCATTCAGAatcttatcttttattaaatttacTTTTGTCATGTATGTATGTGTTTAAGTGCCCCAATTGTGTATAATTTCCTGTTACTTGGATGTTCATGCTGTTTTTGTCCTCTCCCTGTTGCTAAACTACTTTTAGTTATGATCCGCCGGAAGTTGTGACAAAGTTTCCGGCGCAAAtaggttttgttgttgatggaGTCTCCTATTGTTTGTACTCTCTGTAACAAACTGCAAATTCTGTGGGCATCCTCATAttatcataatatatatatgttttctttgtcttAAACCATAACTTTATGGCCTCTCATCGTgctcataatgttgtggggtCTTTCACTCATTGCCATAATTATCAGTGTTTCTCATTCCTGCAACATAGAACTTGCAATGCTATTGTTATGCTCTAATAGCCCAGTCTGTTTCACATGTCTGTTTGTTATGTTCATAATTTCCTTTGTGATGTggattgaatttctttcacTTCACTTTATGTTGCATAGTTGGTATCTTACTATGGTGAGTTTCATCTAGGGTTTGTTTTAAAGTTTAATATTTCTGTGccatctttaaaataaaatgtagaTATGCCGAGGAACCAAGTATTATGAGGTACATAAAGATTGCGGCAACATTGCGTGATAAAACTGTGCGTGATGTTGCTTTGAGGTGTAGATGGATGACGGTAAGCTCTTTACTCTTCCTAATGCTGTTTGTTCGTTACTTTGGAGATTTGTGTTATCTGTTTACTTAAGATTTGTTGATTGAGTTAGAACTACTTCTGGAAATCTTTTTGCAGAGAAAGCGTAGGAAACCTGAAGAACACATTATGGGAAAGAAGGGGAACATTAGGAAGGTATGTTGGTGAAATTTAGATAACCTTCTAACATTGGTTATTGgttcaattgttttttaatttttatattgtgAAGTGTCATTCAATTCATGGCTCTGAGATTGAACATTACTGTATGTATCATCATTGGTGAACCTTGAAAAAAAGAATCCTATGTTGCATGAATGACTTTTTATGTAATGTTGGCTTGAGTTGTTCTCCAACTCCGTTATGTAAGCTATAACACCAGAGATgggattttggttttaattgaACCAATTAATGTCTTTAGGATCTAATGTTGATTGAAGAACCCGTATTCTAAAGATCATGCTTCTTCAGGATAAACTGATGGAGTCTTCCTCAAAGACAAACATACTGTCAGCTCCACCACTAGACATGGCTGCATATTCTCTTATGGTGCACCATATGGACCATAATGAGCGTTTGCATTGTGAAGGTTAGAGAAACTTCCTTGTTCCTgtttattattagttttcaTCTAAGTTACTTAGTTCctgtttatttataaatttcttttgatagTTTCATTGATGTAATTGTTCTTTGGGTACTCTCAGGAATAAGTGGCACAGCCAAGCATCTGTTGGAGCAAAATGCTCAAGCTTTTAGTCAAATCACATCTAATCTTTCTACATACAAGGTCAATGCATAATCCGTGGTTCTTCGTGTTGAATATTATACATTGAATTTTCATGCCATGTGTGCACTTCATATTATAACAGCATATACTGCTTTATACTCTTCTTCTGGAATTTCACTTTGTCCATTGATCAGCATATATAATGAAATAATTGACTTCATCTagttacttatttattttaagctGACCTTTATTTTAGTCGTTTTTGGACTATCCATTCAATCGATGGAATTTGGTTATGTTAAACTATTGCCTATTTGGTGATTCAACTATGATGATTCTTCAAGGGAATGTCCTTGTATGCCTAAGTATCTGAATCTTAAGATTGTAATGTCATCTCTCTTCTTTTAGTATGACTTTTTTACCTTCTCACCAGTTCATCAGAAGGGAAGAAATAGCTTATATTTGCCCCATCTTGTGTATTATCATTAACCCACAGCACTGGTACCccaaatttttcttctctcatttTAAAATGCGCTGGCATAAATTTTCTCTGCATTTCAGATGACCATATATTCTCATTAACATAAGAAGCATGTGCTTTTCTGTCTTGCTTAGAGGTTTGCTTCTTTCATAAACAGTTACAGGAAAACATTGACCTCTTCTGCCGCACGAGGAACAATATAACTTCAATCCTAAATGAGTATGTACATATCTTCAATCTATATTACAAATAATGCCAATTTGTGAGACATTTGACAAtgctgtttctttttttgcagCATGAGAGGTATGCCTGGCATAATGAGCCGAATGCCACCATTGCCTGTATCCATTAATGAGGAGCTTGCTAATAGTATCTTGCGTAATACAACTTAGGTAAGTTCATGTGAAATGACATAAAGTGAACTCATATATGTGTGTCTTTTCATGACATGGGCACTTGTGAAGGAGGGAGAGAAAAGAGGGAAGGGGGGGGGATGATTGTCTACTCTTTATTTATTCCTGTCATATAAACAGTTAATTCTAGATCATTTCAGCCTGTAATCTGATATGCTTTATATGCAAGTACTAGCTGTTAGTTCTGCTTTTCTTCGCTATGAACTGTGGTGTCCATGTTTTCGCTAGGTTCATTGCTTAATGCCATATGTGCTGAATATGAATGAATATGCCTCAACTTTTTTTTGGATATACAGAgttgatatttatttatttttattaccAAATGCAAGCAGACAAATCAAGGTCCTGAATCCTGATGGACTGCCTCATTGTCTGAGCACAAAGTGTACAAGTTGGGAAGCAGAGTTGCAAATATCTGACAAGGCCTACGCAGAGCCTCCTCAATTCAAATCTTGGTCTCAATATGTCATTTGATCGTGTAGTGCTCCATCCCCTGGCTGCATGTGTCGTGTCTAAATACATATTATGTACCCTTACTCTCATTTGTGCAGAAAAATAAGTGATATATAAATGTAGTTGGAGCTGCaggcactttttttttccttttttcttttttcttctcttgtaaATTTCAATTTATAATTGCTAATTGTACCACTTCGCTTATGTTGGGTACCGTGGTTTGATTTGTTGGTTTGCCCATTTTTCCTCCCACCTTAATGAAACACTTTAAAATTCAATTCTATGGGGAAGAAAGGGTAGTGATTTTCTAATTCGATcgtctctctctatctttgaATGTTCATCGAATGCATGGTCATCCAAGCTTCCTGTTTCCCCATCTCCCAGCCACCAGTCACCCACAACCCGACACAAACATgtcctatatatatagtgtaacaaaaacaaccaccaccaaaacaaaaaatataccTTGAGGATAAAACTTTTATTTACAGATGAAATTGTTGTACTGTACTAGTGGACACCAATTTAAGGCGACGACGTGTCGTGTTTAAGGCGCGAGAGCCATCACCTCCTGTAAGACGACAGCAGCCTGATTGTATCGATCTTGGGTCAAAGGAACGCTACGAATTTTCATTGCATGATCCAACTGCCAaaagcaacaaaacaaaatgggTTTGTTATTtcaaggtaaaaaaaaacacccgAAGGAAGTGAAATAATGCAGCTAGAAACAGAAAGAAATGGTTGGTTAATTACCTCTTCAATGGAGCAAAACAATTTGTTGGCAAGTTCTGTGAGGGCCCTCTTCTGTTCCCTTGGTGCACAAGAGATCATCTGATTAAGATCACAATACAAGAATGTGGATTTCAGGCGCAGATCCCTTCCCAACAACTCCCACGACGACTGACCCTCGTTCATCAGATCGCTCCCAATCGACAGCAACTCCAAGGCACACTTCTTAATCCTACAAGCACTTCCCTTCAACTGAACATCCACCATTTTACCATGGCCTACACTAAACACACGACATCAaccacttttcttttttcttagtcATAGCCTCATAGCCTCATAGCCTCGTAGGGACGAGAAGGACAATGTTTCCCTCTTGTCACAAGAAAAGCATATACAcatccaaattccaattgAAAAGTTGAAGCCTTTATGcttaagaaaaatacaaactgAGACGACTGTGACAACAAGATATCTTCTTCTTGTATTAAAGCAAAAGCACTTTTGATCAAAGCACAAAACTTTCTGGACAAAAAGATTCTTTTACCTACATACAATGCTAAGAATAACatattcaaataataaaatttctaATTCCTTTTAATTGCATCCACATGTTTACTTTGAACGATGCCAAAAGAATATGGCAAGGATTGTTTAAGAACCGAAtgaagtggtggtggtgtgagagaaagagagggacgGACTTGAGCTAACCCAGCAAGCAGCTGCTGGAAATTCATTACTATCTCATAATTTGATTGAACCCAGAAGCTTTCATTGAATTCCAACGACGCAATGGAGAATTTTCAAAGGGACTTTTGATCCCTCTTCTCTTTctgaggggaaaaaaaactgttGGAAATATGCATATGTAAATCCACCCCTCAACCCAAGGAGGAGCACATAATCAACATGTTGTTCATCCTATATCAAAGAGATTGAggcacaaaacaaaacccagagaaaataataaatttaaacatACCAAATTCGAAGCAGTAGAGAATaataagaaaccaaaaacaaatagaGCAGAGAGAGGAACAACGAGAGAGATGAGTCAGTCAGAGTTACCTGGACGGTCTTCTTCAAAACAAGGATGTGTCATATGTCTCTAGTCTATACTAGTTCAAGGCAAGAAATTAAAACTTCATTTTGTCTtcctaaaaataatataaatatatttaacaaGTTAAAGGTAGGGACTGCGGTGGTGGGGTTGGGGTGGGATGCGAGAAAtatctttaaaagaaaataaaaaagaaaatgggaaTATCTTAACTAGAGTTGGATTAAAAAGTGAAAAGTAAAATATACCCAGAGAAAATGATAATGATATTGAAATCAATGGTGAATAATTAAACACAAACGGGGTAACGCGTAAAGCTCTCTTGCTCCAATGCCTCACcgattttctctctt
This window encodes:
- the LOC18788967 gene encoding photosynthetic NDH subunit of lumenal location 3, chloroplastic isoform X1; its protein translation is MTHPCFEEDRPGHGKMVDVQLKGSACRIKKCALELLSIGSDLMNEGQSSWELLGRDLRLKSTFLYCDLNQMISCAPREQKRALTELANKLFCSIEELDHAMKIRSVPLTQDRYNQAAVVLQEVMALAP
- the LOC18788967 gene encoding photosynthetic NDH subunit of lumenal location 3, chloroplastic isoform X2, which encodes MVDVQLKGSACRIKKCALELLSIGSDLMNEGQSSWELLGRDLRLKSTFLYCDLNQMISCAPREQKRALTELANKLFCSIEELDHAMKIRSVPLTQDRYNQAAVVLQEVMALAP
- the LOC18792958 gene encoding uncharacterized protein LOC18792958; this translates as MAMESNTGFHHDETFGYGLNRHAISFQSGAINSTSDMIPMGNYFGTDGGMMFSANSGIINNNPVISQSGNSSGSLLLDSVPGLKHDTGLAVEWSVEEQYKLEEGLVKYAEEPSIMRYIKIAATLRDKTVRDVALRCRWMTRKRRKPEEHIMGKKGNIRKDKLMESSSKTNILSAPPLDMAAYSLMVHHMDHNERLHCEGISGTAKHLLEQNAQAFSQITSNLSTYKLQENIDLFCRTRNNITSILNDMRGMPGIMSRMPPLPVSINEELANSILRNTT